A region of the Myxococcus stipitatus DSM 14675 genome:
CAGGTCCTCGAGGTGTGCGTTGTTCACGTTCTTCACGTCGTGGCCCAAGGTGGTGCGGAGCCGGTGGAAGGCCTCGTGGGCGAGCAGGCCCCGGCGACGCGCGGGGGACTCGGGCAAGGGGCCTCGGAGCTGGACCCAGGTGGTCCCCGCCCACGTCATGGCCGTGTTGGCGATGGTGAGGTCCGCGGGGAGGATGCCCACCCAAGGTCCCGTCCCCTTCCCCTCGGGCCAGGCGCTCGCGACGAACACGCGCGTGTCGGGGTGGACGACCAGGAGGGGAGCACACAGCGAGTGGCCCCACAGCCTTCGCCCCTCGGCGTCACACGTTCGCTGGAACTCCGCGAAGGAAGAGGTCAGCGCCCCGACCTCCAACACCTCGGGCACCGGCTTCGCCTCGGGCGCGGCCAGGGCCGAACCGGAGCCAGAGACGCCGAGCACCACCGCGGACATCCGCGTGAGCTTCATCCATCGAAGAACTGTCATCGAGCCACTCTCCCATCCGAGCCGGAAGGATGCGAGCGAAGGAGTCCTCGTCGAGCGCGGTGACGGCGGAGGACACTTCGCGCCCCGCTCGACAAAGTCCTGGGCGCCATCCGACCTGGGGCGGCCTATAGTCCCGCGCCCCACGCGGTTCGCTTCGACGCTCCTACCCAGGTTCACGCCTTGCGCATCTGCCTCGTATCCAAAGAGCTCTCGCCGTTCTTCGGGGGCGGCATCGGCACCTATGTCGCACTCATGAGCCGGGCCTTCGCGGACGCGGGGCACGAGGTCCATGTCCTCACCGCGCCACACCCGGGACTCGAGCGAGCGCCCGTTCTCCTCCCCGGTGTGCGGGTCCACACCGTCGCCGAGCTGGAGCCTGGCTACGCGGGGGCCTTCCCCTTTCCGCCGCTGCGGCACGCCATGGCGGCGTACACCGCGCTGCAGTCGCTGCACGCCCAGCACCCGTTCGACCTCATCGAGTTCCCCGAATACGAGGGCGAGGGCTACTTCGCGCTGCGAGCCCGGAGGACGCTGGGGCAGTTCGCCACCGCCGTGCTCGCGGTCCGCCTCCACACCCCCACGCACGAAGTCCAGCACTTCAATCGCGTCACCACGCTGGACATGGACGCCGCCCAGCAGGAGTTCATGGAGGACTGCTCCATCCGGGACGCGGACCTGCTGCTGTCCCCCACGCAGTCCCTGCTCGACCTCGTGAGGGCGCGGCTGGGGCTCGGGGACGAAGGCGTGGTGGTGCCCCACCCCTTCCCCACGAGCTCCTTCGCCCCGCCCACGGCGCGCCCCCGCGCCGAGCCACCGCGCGTGCTGTACTTCGGGCGGCTCGAGTACCGGAAGGGCGTGCAGCACCTCATCGAGGCGATGCAGCTCCTCTTCGCGCGCGGACTCCAGGCAGAGGTCCAGCTCGTGGGAGGAGACACGCGAACGGGGCCCTTCGGCCGGTCCATGCGCGAGTGGCTGGAGCGCCGCATCGCGCCGGAATGGAAGCACCGCTTCCACTTCGAAGCTCCACGCCCGCGCGACGAGCTCGCCGCCATCATCTCGGAGGCGACGGTCTGCTGCTTCCCGTCGCTCTGGGAGAACTTCCCCAACGTGTGCCTGGAGGCCATGAGCGCCGGCTGCCTCGTCGTCGGCGGCGACGCAGGCGGCATGGCGGAGGTCATCCAGGATGGCCGCAGCGGCCTCCTGTTCCGCGCGGGAGACTCGAAGCATCTGGCGGAGGTCCTCGAGCGGGCGCTGACCACGCCCTCGCTGCAACAAGCCGTGCGCGACGCGGCCCCCGCGCGAATCGCCGACTACTGCCAGCCCGCGAGCATCGTGCGTCAGGTCGAAGCCGCCGTCGCCGCGCATCCGCCCCGCCTCCCCACGCTTCGCCCGCCGCCCAAGGCCCACGGGAGCACGCCCCGCGTGACCTTCCTCGTGCCCTACTTCAACATGGGGCGCTACCTGCCGGAGACCTTGCGCTCCATCCGCGCGCAGACCTTCACGGACTACGAAATCCTCGTCGTGGATGACGGCTCCACCGACCCGCACAGCCGCGCGTTGCTGGAGACCTTGGACGCACCGGACCTGCGCATCATCTCCAAGCAGAACGGAGGGCTCAGCTCCGCTCGGAACGCGGGGCTGAAGGAAGCAAGGGGGCACTATGTCCTCCCGCTGGACGCGGACGACCTCCTCCAGCCCACCTTCCTGGAGAAGGCCATCGCCCTCATGGAGGGCTCGCGAGACTTCGCCTTCGTGACGTCGCTGGTGTCCTACTTCATCGACGACCCGGCGCGTGTCGTGGGCGGCTGGGCCCCCTGGGGCGTCGAGCGAGATGCCCTCTGGGTGTTCAACGTCGCCTCCACCTGCACCGCGCTGATGGAGCGCCGACACGTGGAGGAGGTCGGCGGCTACGACGAGTGGCTCACGGCCTATGAAGACTGGGATGTCTTCTGCTCGCTCGCCGAGCGAGGACTCTCGGGCACGGTCATCCCCGAGCCCCTCTTCCAGTACCGGCTGCGCCCGGACTCGATGACCCGCACCACGGTGGTGACGGACCGCTACGCGGTGATGGCGTACCTGTACCAGAAGCACCCCTCGCTGGCCCTCCATCCGGAGCGCTCCCTGCGCATCCTCCAGGGCGAGGCGCACAAGCAGCAGCAGTTGGCGGCGCGGAGCATCGCGCCCACCAAGCCCCTGTTGCACCAGGTCGCGGACCGGGTGAACGAGGCCCTCAAGCAGCAATTGGAGCCCTTCCACCCCGCGCTGCGGCGAACCGCGCAGTGGCTCCTGAAGTCGGGGCCCGAGGACTCACGCCCCCTGCGCTATCAGCTCATGGAGAAGGTGAAGCGGCTCAAGCCTCCGGGCCGGTAGGACAGGACGCCTCACCCACCTCCGCGCCGGACGACGGCGGGCGTCAGGCCCGTCAGTCGACGGAAGACGGTGGTGAAGTGGCTCTGCGAGCTGAAGCCGACCTCGAGTGCAATCTCGCCCAGGGAGTGGTGGGTGCGGCTCAGCAGCTCCCGTGCGCGCTCCACCCGCCGCTGCTGCACATAGGCATGGGGTGTCATCGCCATGGACTGGCGAAAAGCCCGGGTGAAGTAGAAGACGCTCAAGCCTGAGTGGCGCGCCAATTCCTCCACCCGGATGCGCCGCGCCAGATGGGCCTCGATGAAGAGCCGCACGCGATGGAGCGCGGCGGCGGAGAGGCCACCGCGCCGCCGAGCCGCCCCCGCGCCTCCTGGCGCCTGGAGGAGCCTGGCGACCCGGGAAGCGTGCCGGTCTTGCACCCCGCGCACGGCGCTCAAGACGCCCGCGAGGACCTTCAGGTCCGCCTCGGGCAAGGCCGCCATCAGCTGGAACCCCTCCTCGCGAAGGGGCCCCCAGATGGTCTCGATCCACTCCCGCGCATGCTCGGTGAGCACGAGCCGACGGCCACTCCCCGCGGCCTCTCGTCGGACGTAACCCGCGAGCTCCAGGCGCTCCACGTCGGTGCCTCGAGGGACGGCGCTCAAGGGCGAAGGGCCACCGAAGTGGAGCTGCGCCAGGCACGCCATCTCCGCTCGGCCCAGCGCGAGCACCTCGCCGACGGTGGCGTCGAAGAGCGCGGAGGCCTCCTGGAAGTGGGCGATGTCGGCGCCTATCTGCTCGAGGAGGGCATGTCGGGGACCCATGACGAACACCGCAGGAACGAGAAAAACAGCACAAGGGCACGAAAGACGCCCACACGCCCGGGACGCATCCTGCCCCCATGATGAACATGAAGTTGTCGGCGGCGGAAATCATCCTGTGGCTCCTGGTGCTCAACCTCGGGCTCTCGTTCGGAGCAGGGCTCTACGAGCATCGAATCATGCTCCCCAGGTGGCTCGACGCGCAGGGCCCGCACTGGTTCTCGGAGGAGGCGCGGCGGGACAACGTGGGGCTGCGCTTCTGGGCCTTCGTCAGCACGGGCCCCCTGACGTTGCTCACCCTGGCGAGCGGCTTCTTCGCGCTCCGAGCCCCGGGGCCGCTGCGCGCCTGGTGGCTCGGGGCGGTGGCGCTGGTGCTCGTGGACCGGCTCCTCACCTTCTCGTACTTCATCCCCACGATGATGCGGCTGATGCAGGCGCCCGACTCGTCGGAGTCCGTGGCGAGCGCGGTGCAGTGGAGCCGGCTGAATCACCTGCGCCACCTCTTGGTCGCCGCCGCGTGGCTCTGCTCACTCCAAGCCCTCACATGGCTGAGGGTGAGCAAGGTCCTCCCAGGTGCCTCCTGACGACCTCACCATGCCTGGATTTGCTCACCCGGCCCATAGACATACCAGACACCGAGACAAACCACCGAGCACCTCGGCGACACTCCTGCCCTTCCTGGCGAGCGTCCGCGAGACGCCACTGCCCTCGGGGACAGGTTGAAACATCGTCAGGCCCCACGCAAATGGCGTCCTGCGGAAACGCCACCTGCCGCGACGCAGCGGATGTGTCATCCCTCGCGCCTGGAAGCCCAGGTCCGGAGGAGCCCCGCCTGTCGCGGCCTGAGGACCTGATACATGTTACAAGGTAGACGAGTCGTGATCACCGGCGGAGGCCGTGGACTGGGCCGCGTCTTCGCCCAGAGCTTCGTGGCGGCGGGCGCCAACGTCATCATCACCGGACGCAATCGACAAACCCTCGACGAGGTCTCTCGCGAGCTGGGGGGCTTGGAGACCTTTGTCTTCGACATCTCGGATGCCTCCGCCACCCGGGCCGCGTTCGACCACATCCACCAGACCCACGGTCCCATCGACGTGCTGGTGAACAACGCGGGCATCTGCCATCCACCGGGTTTCTTCTGGGAGACGCCTCTCGAGGACTGGGCGGCCACCTTGGACGTCAACCTCAAGGGCACCGTGTACTGCACGCACGCCGCCCTCCAGGTCATGGTGGAACAGGGGAACGGCATCATCATCAACCTGGCCAGCAGCGCCGGCGTCTTCCGCTGGCCCACCTGCTCCGCCTACTCCGTCAGCAAGGCCGCCATCGTCAAGCTGACGGAGAACCTCTCCTGCGAGACTCGCCGACATGGCGTCTCCCTCTTCGCCTACCACCCAGGCCTGGTGCACTCCATCGGGCTGGGCGCGGACTACCTCGCCACCCCCTCGCCGGAGGACACGCTCCTGGGCCAGGTGCAGAAGTGGGTCACCTCGGAGAGACTGGCCGGGAGGACCGTGGATGCCCAGCAGAGCATCGGCAACCTGCTCAAGCTGGCGGGCGGCACGTGCTCCGAGCTGAGCGGCTGCTACCTCACCGTCCACGACGACCTGGAGCGCCTGATGGCGGACCGCAAGGCCCTCTGCACCGACCACCTGATGTTGCGCGTGCAGCAGCACTCCCCGCCCACCGGGGCGACCATGCCTCAAAGGCCTCCCGAGGCGTGACACGCCCGGACGCTGCGGGGCACCCCGGCCCTTCCCGGTGAAGGCACGCCATCTCTCGCCTCGCGCGTCTGCCTGCCCACCAGGAGAGCACGCGCGACACCCCTTGCGTGTCGAACACAGACAGGAACACCGGGTGACGGCCACACACGCACGGGTTGGCGCACGTGTTGCTTTCCCATCGCAATGGCAGCACGCGAGGGAGAGGTCACGTGAACCGGTGGACAGTGGGAGCAGTGGGCGGATGTCTGGGAGTGGCACTTTTCTTCCTGAGTGGGTGCGAAAGTGCCCCCTCGGGAGTCTCGGTGGCCCAAGGAGCGGCCACCCAGGCCAGAAGCCAGACACAGGAACTCATCACGCGGACCGTGACGATCATCGCGGCCGCGGATACGCACGTGTCGGCGGCGGCGCCAACGACGAGCTTCGGCTCGCGGCCAGCCCTGGAGGTGGACAAGTCACCGGAGTCCGAGGCGTACCTGCGCTTCTACGTCGCCCCGGTGGAGGGGACCCTCACGACAGCACGGCTGCGAGTGTATGTGTTGGACGGCTCGTCGGAGGGACCCATCGCGCATGACCCACGCATCTCGGGGCGGGCCTGGAACGAGCTGACGACCTGGGACACGCGGCCGAGTCGCTCCGACTACAGCGCCCTGACCCGCATGGGGGCGGTGGCCAGCGGCACCTGGAGCGAGCTGGACATCACGGACCTGCACATCTCCACGGGTGCCTTCACGGACGTCCACCTCGTGGCCAACAGCGACGACGGCGTGTCGATTGCGTCGAGCGAACACCCCGACGCCACCCTGCGTCCCCAGCTCGTCCTCACCGTCCAGTCCGCCGAGGACCACCCGGCGAACCCCGCGCTGCCCATCACCGTGTCGGGAGCCCCCGTCACCTTCGGCCCGAGCGCGGACACCACCGTCTCCGCCGCCGCGCCCACCTCCTCGGAAGGAGGCTCGGCCCGGGACCTGTGGGTGGGCCCGTCGCCCGAGCGGGAGGCGCACCTGCGCTTCGAGGTCCAAGGGCTGACGGAGTCGGTCCAGCGCGCGGTGCTGCGCCTGTATGTCGGAGCCCAGGGGACGACGGAGGGCCCCGCGCTGTTCTCGACCCAAGGGACCTGGAGCGAGGCGAGCGCCACCTGGAACACACGTCCGGCGAAGGTGGGCAACGAGGTGGACCGGATGCCCTTCCTCGCGCCCTGGGGGTACGTGGACTACGAGGTCACGGACCGGGTCCGAGGCAACGGGGCGGTCACCTTCGGCCTCTACGGAGCGTCGGGCAACGGGCTGTCCTTCGACTCGCGGGAGGTCTCGGTGGCACGTGCGCCTCGGCTCCTGGTGTGGACGGGCGCCGCGCGTGCGGCTCCGACCGAGGCCTGCCTGACTCGCCGGGAAGTCGTCGCGAAGGTGAGCCCTCCTCGCCATGACACCTATGTGAGCGCCGAGCGCCCGACGACGACGTTCCATCGCGAGGCGTCCTTGCGCGTGGACGCTGCGCCGGCGATGACCAGCTACCTGGACTTCGAGGTCGACCTCGGTGCGGCGCCCGTGCGTCGCGTCTTGCTCCAGCTCTTCGCCCTGGAGGCCACGGATGATGGCCCTCGGCTCTACAAAGCGCGCGCGTTCGAGCCAGCGGCGGCCACCTGGCAGAACCCGCCCGAACGCCTGGAGCTGCTGGGCGATGCAGGCGCGGTGAAGCGGAACCAGTGGGTGGAGTACGACGTGACGGGTGCGCTCACGGGCTCGGGCCGGCACGCCTTCGCCCTGGTCGCCGACTCCAACCTGGGGCTGAGCTTCGCGTCCGAGGATGCTCGCACGGACTGGATTCTGGACGCGGCCCCCCGGCTCGTCGTCGTCAGGGACAGCGACCCGTTCTGTTCGTACCGAGGCCCGTCGACCTCGGGAGGGAGCACCTGGGTGAAGCAGACGAACAACGCTTCAGCGGAGCATGTTCGGGATACGGCCCCCGCCCCGGGAGGAGGCTTCGCGGTCCTCGGCACGCAAGAGAAGACCCGGGACAGCGAGCCCTTCTCCGAGCAGACGGATGTCGTGACGTTGCACCGGACGGACGGCGCGGTCTTGTGGCGGGTGACCTTCCCCCAGGAGCGGGTGGAGTTCCGCCAGGTCGTGGTGACGGCGCTCGGGAACGTGCTCGTCGCGGGTGAGTACGCCGGGGCGCCAGACCTGGGGAAGGGGCCGCTGCCGCAGGGCACGGGCATGTTCGTGATGAAGCTGACCCCGTCGGGCGCGGTGGACTGGACGCGCGGCTACAACGCCTGGTTCCGCGGAGGCGGCGAGTTCATGGACAACCCCATGGTCGTGCATGACCTGACGACGGACGCGCACGGCAGCGCGGTGTTGACGGGCGGCTTCTGGGGCTACACGGACTTCGGAGGCGGAGAGGTCTACTCCGGCAAGCCCTTCCCCTATGACGACGAGTGGCCGAACTCCTTCGTCCTGAAGGTCCAGTGGGACGGCACCTACCAGTGGGCGCGCATGCTGAACACGCGAGCGCTGCGTGGCACGCAGGCGGTGAGCGTCGCGGTGGATGCCCAGGAGAACGTCACGGTCGGCGGTTGGGCGGGCTGGGGCACTGACTTCGGCGCGGGGGCACTCGGTGAGAGCGGGCTGTTCGTGGCGCGATGGAACGTGAGCGGCGACTTTCTGTGGCATTGGCTCCTGCCGACAGCCACCAACGTCCTCTTCGCCGACCTGTACGACGTGGCCGTCCTGCCCGACGGTGACGTGGTCTTCTCCGGTCACTTCGACGGCCGCTTCACCTTCGCGGGCACGGCCTACGCCAGCGCGGAGCCGGATGACGCCTACGACGGAATGCGAGAGCCCTTCCTCGGCAAGCTCTCACCGACAGGCGCGGAACGGATGCTGCGGCATTTCCCGGGAGGAACCCAGACACTCCTCCTCCGTGAGCTGTCTGTCGATGCCTCCGGAAATCTCTTCACGGTGCAGTCCGGCCAAGGGGGGGTGTTGGGGCTGGGCGCCATCGGGCTCCCAGAGGACACCGCCCCGGAGCGCCCCACGGTCGCGAGCTTCACGTCGGCGCTGGAGACCCGCTGGGTGCGCGTCTTCGACCCCTTCCAATCCCTGTCGTCCCGGCTGACGCTCGTGGACGGCGGCGTCGTCCTCACGGGGGACCTGACCACGGCCTTCGAGGTCGATGGCACCTGGTACACACCGACGTTGCGTCGGGCGGACCTGCTGCACCTCAAGCTGCGGCCATAGTCACCGCGGGGATGCAGGCACGGGAGACAGCGCCAGGGGAGGTCAGGGCCCCACTCGAGCGCCCTGCCCTGCCTCACGACGCGGAGGCAGCACGAGGGTCCAGACCCCGACGGTGGGTATGCGCTGCCATTGGCTTGACGTCGGAGGAGTGGGCCATGATGCACGGCATGAATTCACCCACCGTGCATCCCGCGCAGCGCATCGTCGACCTGGGCTTTGGCTTCATCCTCTCCGGTGCGCTGTCGTCCGTGGCGGAGCTGGGCGTCGCGGACAAGCTGGTCCAGGGGCCTCGGAGTGCCGCCTCGCTCGCGGAGGAGCTGGGCGTCCACGCCCAGGCCCTGTACCGGGTCCTCCGGCTGCTCGCGAGCGTGGAGGTGTTCTCCGAGGATGCCGCGGGCCTCTTCTCGCTGACTCCCGCCGCCGAGTACCTGCGCAGCGATGCCCCGGGCTCCCTGCGCGCCGCGGTGCGGATGCTGACACAGCGCATCTTCTGGGCCCCCACCGGGGAGATGGTCGACACGGTCCGCACCGGACAGACGCCGTTCGACCGCATCTTCGGCAAGCCCTTCTTCGACTACCTCCACCACGACCCCGCGCAGGGCGCCGTCTTCCACCAGGGCATGTCCAGCCTGTCCGACATGGAGAACGGCGCCATCGCCGCCAGCTACGACTTCACGGGGCTGAGCAGCGTGGTGGACGTGGGCGGTGGACACGGCGGCTTCCTCATCGAGGTGCTCAAGCTCGCGCCCCAGGTGCGCGGCGTCCTCTTCGACCATGGACAGGTGCTCGCGGGCGCTCGCATCGCCCAGGCGGGGTTCTCGCAGCGGTGTGCGCTGGAGGAGGGAGACTTCTTCCAGGCCGTCCCCAAGGGCGCGGAGGCCTACGTCCTCAAGCGCATCCTCCATGACTGGAACGACGAGACGTGCGTCCGCATCCTCCGGAACTGCCGTGAGGCCATGGCGGAAGGCGGGCGGGTCCTCGTCCTCGACACCGTCATTCCTCCTGGCAACGCGCCGCACGGAGGCAAGGTGCTGGACGTGATGATGCTGGCGTCACTGCCGGGGCGGGAGCGCACGGAGGAGGACTTCCGGAAGCTCTTCGCACAGGCGGGGCTGAAGCTCTCGCGCATCCTCCCCACTCCGAGCGCCCTCAGCATCACGGAGGCTGTCGCGGCCTGAGCCCCCTGCTGAAGAAAAATCCGAGGCCCTGAATCCTTTCGGGCGCGACGTGACTTCTCCTCGTACAAGGAGGACGTCATGAAGCGAAATGTCGGGAATCTGGAGCGGCTGTTCAGGGCCTTGGGGGGCGTGGGGTTGCTGGTGTGTGCGGTCATGGCACCGCTCCCGCTGGCGTTCCGTCTCGCGGCCTGCGGAGGGTTGGGGGTGTACATGCTCTTCACGGCCCTGGCGGGGAGCTGCCTGGGCTACGCACTGATGGGGCGCTCGACGTGCCCCCTCGAGCCTGGGCGTTGATGGGCGCCGCACACACGGAGCTGCTCGCCGCCGCGGCAAGGGGGGATGACGAAGCCCTTGCCGTGTTGGTGCGTGCGTATCACGACCGGGTGTACCGGTTCGGCCTGCGGGTGTGCAGGGATGGGTTCGACGCGGACGATGCCGTGCAGGAGGCCTTCACGAAGCTCGCGAGGCGCCCCGAGGTGCAGCGGGATGCCGGCGTCCTGTCGTGGCTGATGAGCGTGGTGCGCCATGCGTGCCTGCGGATGCTCCGCCCCTTCGTCCGCGAGCGGCGGGCCCTGGGGGCGGGGGCCGAGGAAGAGGCGGTCCTCGCGCCGGAGGGGGTCGACCCGCAGCAGGCGCTCGAGCGCTGGGAGCTCATCCAGTCCGTCCATGCGGCCATCGCGGGCCTCGCGCCCGCCTACCGCGAGGTGCTCATCATGCGAGACCTGGAGGGACTGTCTGGCGATGAGGTCTGCAAGGCCCTGGGGTTGGAGCTGGCCACCATGAAGACCCGGCTGCATCGGGCGCGGGGGCAGCTGCGCGAGGAGCTCCTCAGGCGCGGTGCGTGGCAGCGGCCCGAGGGGTGACCTCACACGAACAGACACGGGCGACAAAGAGCGTCATGCTCCCATCCCTCGAGCGTCCATGGAGCCGAGGAGACCCGCGATGAAGCCTTCAGGAGTCGATCCCCTTGTCGCCGCCGCCCGTGGAGCACCCGCCGAGTCCGTGCTCGTCGTCACGGGCGCTGGAATCAGCCTGGCCAGCGGCATTCCGACCTTTCGCGGGACAGACCCTGGCGCGGTGTGGGCGAACGAGGTGATGGAGAAGGGAACGCGGGCCTTCTTCAAGCGAGCGCCTGACGAGTCGTGGCAGATCTACCTGAGACGCTTCGAGCTGGCGCGAGGCGCACAGCCGAACCCCGCCCACCTGGCGCTGGTCGAGTGGGAGGCGTGGCAGGCGCAACAGGGACGGGGCTTCGCCATCGTCACGCAGAACGTCGACTCCCTGCATGAGCGGGCCGGGAGTCGGGCGTTGGTGAAGGTGCACGGGAGCCTCGACAAGGCGCGGTGCACCGCGCGGGGGTGCAAGCTGGGACCTCCGAGAGGCACGGTGCCGCTCGAGTCGGTGGACTTCGGGGCCTTCCATGCGGACCCGAGCCCGGAGACGGTGCCGCACTGCCCGGCCTGCGGCAGCCGGCTTCGGCCTCACATCCTCTGGTTCGACGAGAACTACACGGAGCACGAGGGCTACGAAATCGAGCGCGTGTTCGCACTGGCGCGGCAGGCC
Encoded here:
- a CDS encoding glycosyltransferase → MRICLVSKELSPFFGGGIGTYVALMSRAFADAGHEVHVLTAPHPGLERAPVLLPGVRVHTVAELEPGYAGAFPFPPLRHAMAAYTALQSLHAQHPFDLIEFPEYEGEGYFALRARRTLGQFATAVLAVRLHTPTHEVQHFNRVTTLDMDAAQQEFMEDCSIRDADLLLSPTQSLLDLVRARLGLGDEGVVVPHPFPTSSFAPPTARPRAEPPRVLYFGRLEYRKGVQHLIEAMQLLFARGLQAEVQLVGGDTRTGPFGRSMREWLERRIAPEWKHRFHFEAPRPRDELAAIISEATVCCFPSLWENFPNVCLEAMSAGCLVVGGDAGGMAEVIQDGRSGLLFRAGDSKHLAEVLERALTTPSLQQAVRDAAPARIADYCQPASIVRQVEAAVAAHPPRLPTLRPPPKAHGSTPRVTFLVPYFNMGRYLPETLRSIRAQTFTDYEILVVDDGSTDPHSRALLETLDAPDLRIISKQNGGLSSARNAGLKEARGHYVLPLDADDLLQPTFLEKAIALMEGSRDFAFVTSLVSYFIDDPARVVGGWAPWGVERDALWVFNVASTCTALMERRHVEEVGGYDEWLTAYEDWDVFCSLAERGLSGTVIPEPLFQYRLRPDSMTRTTVVTDRYAVMAYLYQKHPSLALHPERSLRILQGEAHKQQQLAARSIAPTKPLLHQVADRVNEALKQQLEPFHPALRRTAQWLLKSGPEDSRPLRYQLMEKVKRLKPPGR
- a CDS encoding helix-turn-helix domain-containing protein, producing the protein MGPRHALLEQIGADIAHFQEASALFDATVGEVLALGRAEMACLAQLHFGGPSPLSAVPRGTDVERLELAGYVRREAAGSGRRLVLTEHAREWIETIWGPLREEGFQLMAALPEADLKVLAGVLSAVRGVQDRHASRVARLLQAPGGAGAARRRGGLSAAALHRVRLFIEAHLARRIRVEELARHSGLSVFYFTRAFRQSMAMTPHAYVQQRRVERARELLSRTHHSLGEIALEVGFSSQSHFTTVFRRLTGLTPAVVRRGGG
- a CDS encoding anthrone oxygenase family protein; translation: MMNMKLSAAEIILWLLVLNLGLSFGAGLYEHRIMLPRWLDAQGPHWFSEEARRDNVGLRFWAFVSTGPLTLLTLASGFFALRAPGPLRAWWLGAVALVLVDRLLTFSYFIPTMMRLMQAPDSSESVASAVQWSRLNHLRHLLVAAAWLCSLQALTWLRVSKVLPGAS
- a CDS encoding SDR family NAD(P)-dependent oxidoreductase, which codes for MITGGGRGLGRVFAQSFVAAGANVIITGRNRQTLDEVSRELGGLETFVFDISDASATRAAFDHIHQTHGPIDVLVNNAGICHPPGFFWETPLEDWAATLDVNLKGTVYCTHAALQVMVEQGNGIIINLASSAGVFRWPTCSAYSVSKAAIVKLTENLSCETRRHGVSLFAYHPGLVHSIGLGADYLATPSPEDTLLGQVQKWVTSERLAGRTVDAQQSIGNLLKLAGGTCSELSGCYLTVHDDLERLMADRKALCTDHLMLRVQQHSPPTGATMPQRPPEA
- a CDS encoding DUF7594 domain-containing protein — translated: MTIIAAADTHVSAAAPTTSFGSRPALEVDKSPESEAYLRFYVAPVEGTLTTARLRVYVLDGSSEGPIAHDPRISGRAWNELTTWDTRPSRSDYSALTRMGAVASGTWSELDITDLHISTGAFTDVHLVANSDDGVSIASSEHPDATLRPQLVLTVQSAEDHPANPALPITVSGAPVTFGPSADTTVSAAAPTSSEGGSARDLWVGPSPEREAHLRFEVQGLTESVQRAVLRLYVGAQGTTEGPALFSTQGTWSEASATWNTRPAKVGNEVDRMPFLAPWGYVDYEVTDRVRGNGAVTFGLYGASGNGLSFDSREVSVARAPRLLVWTGAARAAPTEACLTRREVVAKVSPPRHDTYVSAERPTTTFHREASLRVDAAPAMTSYLDFEVDLGAAPVRRVLLQLFALEATDDGPRLYKARAFEPAAATWQNPPERLELLGDAGAVKRNQWVEYDVTGALTGSGRHAFALVADSNLGLSFASEDARTDWILDAAPRLVVVRDSDPFCSYRGPSTSGGSTWVKQTNNASAEHVRDTAPAPGGGFAVLGTQEKTRDSEPFSEQTDVVTLHRTDGAVLWRVTFPQERVEFRQVVVTALGNVLVAGEYAGAPDLGKGPLPQGTGMFVMKLTPSGAVDWTRGYNAWFRGGGEFMDNPMVVHDLTTDAHGSAVLTGGFWGYTDFGGGEVYSGKPFPYDDEWPNSFVLKVQWDGTYQWARMLNTRALRGTQAVSVAVDAQENVTVGGWAGWGTDFGAGALGESGLFVARWNVSGDFLWHWLLPTATNVLFADLYDVAVLPDGDVVFSGHFDGRFTFAGTAYASAEPDDAYDGMREPFLGKLSPTGAERMLRHFPGGTQTLLLRELSVDASGNLFTVQSGQGGVLGLGAIGLPEDTAPERPTVASFTSALETRWVRVFDPFQSLSSRLTLVDGGVVLTGDLTTAFEVDGTWYTPTLRRADLLHLKLRP
- a CDS encoding methyltransferase; translated protein: MNSPTVHPAQRIVDLGFGFILSGALSSVAELGVADKLVQGPRSAASLAEELGVHAQALYRVLRLLASVEVFSEDAAGLFSLTPAAEYLRSDAPGSLRAAVRMLTQRIFWAPTGEMVDTVRTGQTPFDRIFGKPFFDYLHHDPAQGAVFHQGMSSLSDMENGAIAASYDFTGLSSVVDVGGGHGGFLIEVLKLAPQVRGVLFDHGQVLAGARIAQAGFSQRCALEEGDFFQAVPKGAEAYVLKRILHDWNDETCVRILRNCREAMAEGGRVLVLDTVIPPGNAPHGGKVLDVMMLASLPGRERTEEDFRKLFAQAGLKLSRILPTPSALSITEAVAA
- a CDS encoding YgaP family membrane protein, with the translated sequence MKRNVGNLERLFRALGGVGLLVCAVMAPLPLAFRLAACGGLGVYMLFTALAGSCLGYALMGRSTCPLEPGR
- a CDS encoding RNA polymerase sigma factor, which codes for MGAAHTELLAAAARGDDEALAVLVRAYHDRVYRFGLRVCRDGFDADDAVQEAFTKLARRPEVQRDAGVLSWLMSVVRHACLRMLRPFVRERRALGAGAEEEAVLAPEGVDPQQALERWELIQSVHAAIAGLAPAYREVLIMRDLEGLSGDEVCKALGLELATMKTRLHRARGQLREELLRRGAWQRPEG
- a CDS encoding SIR2 family NAD-dependent protein deacylase; this encodes MKPSGVDPLVAAARGAPAESVLVVTGAGISLASGIPTFRGTDPGAVWANEVMEKGTRAFFKRAPDESWQIYLRRFELARGAQPNPAHLALVEWEAWQAQQGRGFAIVTQNVDSLHERAGSRALVKVHGSLDKARCTARGCKLGPPRGTVPLESVDFGAFHADPSPETVPHCPACGSRLRPHILWFDENYTEHEGYEIERVFALARQARLVVFIGTSFSVGATEHIRAIAGKRGARMFSIDPVNASPAKDIETVTARAEELLPELMHVLSSKG